The segment CAACaagaaaattggaaagaaaAGTAATAATGAAAATGGGTTTCGTCAAAATATAATGGAATCTGATATTCTTTTAACTAATACCacttttagataaaaaaaattcaaaaagtaaagaaaatggttacaaattatatattaGATTATAATGCTTAGGAACCAATTATGAAACTGATTATTTGCTACTCATTGCTGTTTATAATAGTTGGTTATTTCTTTGTCAAATCCAATATTATTAtatctttattgtctttttgatttttgcacaatCCCTAGCTGTTGTTTGTATTCTGAGGGTATTCCTCTGTGTGAACTGTGATTCCGATTATGGTGCAGAAAAGGAGTTTTGTGTTATTACGAATGTGGGTTAGTCAGTGGTGCGATTGAGGAGAAATAGAACCTCCGAATGTTTCTTTTCTGAGGGTATTCCCTCTGTGTGCGCTGCTTCAATTACAAGTTTTTACGTTAAAAGAAAGAATTGAGTTGGTGGAATACaatgaatataataaaaaaataatctcgaaAAAAGCTACactttatcatattttttgatcagtaattaaacttttattacgatatttataaaaattaaaaataatgtttatttcattaatcCGAAATATGTACAGgtgcgattttggaaaacGTTCAAATATACAATTTGTTATGCAGTTAAGTTAGCTGattcctaatttaattaaaatgaaatctattttatttgatggaatatttttacGTGTAAATGATGCTAAATAAAGAAAGTcgtgtgcatttattttgcggAGTCCTGATTGTATTAAATTAGTACTCAAAGATTGACTGAATAATGTACGTCAAAATGACGAGTTGGTGTTTTTGCATACGAGGAGGATGGAATTGATTGCGCTGACGATTGTGCTAAGAAATTGTTATAATAGCAATATCGTAATGCATTGTGGAAAAAATGATAAGTAACAAATTTCTATTGACACCTTGGCgaaaatgtttcaataattagaaattttaaatatttttacagaaaaacgTAATGGTGTAACCAAAAACTTTTATGGGAGAACTATAAATGCAAATGGTAAAAGCATTATATTTAACATGTGGTAAATGCTTCATATAATTTTCGTTTAGTAGAATtcgaataattatttagtaCTTTActagaaaatgcaaaaaatcttcCTATTACACACATTGTTCCAGAAAACACttccaaaattaaagcaatatTGTGTATATAATGCTTTGTGAAAAAAAGGATGAggtgcaaattatttattgacaCCTTGGTGAAAATGTTTCAACAATCattagaaattcaaaatgtttttacagaAAACGTATTGGTGTAACCAAAAACTTTCACGTGAAAACTGGTGCAAATGTTAAAGAGTCTGATTTTATGTAAGGAAAATGCTACATGCAATTTTCGTTTAACAGAattcgaaaattattattcaaaacttATTATTCGAAACCTAGTATTCGAATCTTTATTATTCGAAACTTAttagaaaatgtaaaaaatcctTATTACGCActgttctaattaaaaatttcgaaattcaaGGAATTCGGCGGGTGACGCTATTTTGTGAACCCATCAAGTTGTATGGATATTTTGTTACCTTGAATATCAATGATGATTAAGACAAAccttgtaataattaataataacctTGTAAAAATGTGGGTATAAGTAGCTCGGAGAGCAGACAGCGCCATTCACACACATCGCTTGCATAGTAAAGGAAGCATGCTTCTCTCTAAAACATTCGGTGTTGTTCAGgtcagaaaattaatgaaattgttgGTGAAGATCGACATGGAACAATTCTTCATATTTATGCATgttgtttaataattcatgAGCGTTTAGATAAGTGTATTATTGACTTGAAATATCTCAAAGAATATGTTGATAATTCTGAAAGATTATTGCATTTCATGggtgaaaaaaagaaattatcgGATTGGTGATTTCGTAGACCTTTCATATAATACAAAACATGACTGTTACTATATTTACCGACGTGAAAAAGATTTGAGACATTCTAATCCAATCATGAtaactttgaatgaatttaaatcgatagtggaaaattttgatgaaaattacaaatattacaattatttgcaGCATAATAtatggaaaattaaagaatgtTGTTACAATCATCATGGTTCTAGAGCAAGCTTGCaggaaaaatgttcaaaactTCTCGACTAAATTGtagtttttgtgatttaaaaataaaatttattaaatgtgtattttttgactttttctttttttatttcccagttTTCAATTCTGTGTTTGAGGGTATTCAAAACTTATTATTCGAAATCTAGTATTCGAATCTTTATTATTCGAAACTTAttagaaaatgtaaaaaatcctTATTACGCACTGTTCTAATTAAACATTTCGAAATTCAAGGAATTAGGCGGGTCATGACGCTATTTTGTGAACCCATCAAGTTGtatggatttttcttttttttatttctcagttTTCAATTGTGTGTTTGAGGATCAGGTTGAAGAGGGGTAAGGATGGGGGTTGGGGTTGGGGAGGGGGTAAGGAGGGGGCAGGTTGGGAGGGTAGGGGTTGGGGAGGGGTAAGGTTGGGGAGTGGTAAGGATGGGGCAGGTTGGGGAGGGGTAAGGATGGGGCAGGTTGGGGAGGGGTTGGGGAGGGGTAAGGATGGGCAGGAGGGTCATCGTCAGGTACTGCAGAAGGTCAGGTGCTGCAGAAGGTCATCGTCACCCTTGATTAATTCAAGATGGCTGCTATACATAGGATCAAATGGGATTGTGGTGGAACAAACGGTATTTATTAGCTACTGTCTCCGCATACAAAAAACATCTTTACTTTGGTAGTCTGCAAGATTCTTTCCAAGTTGCACTCTAATAGGTGATTGAAAACCTCTAATTTGGCTTTCGCGTTGTTTTCAGGGTTGCAAGGTCTATAAACAGCAAAGAATGTAATATTCTGGCCATTAATTGACACAGTGGCTGCCGCTCCTTCAAAGCACATTTCTTCATTTTGTACAGGACCTTTATGTCACGCCTCACTAAAATAGCTAATACGTCTCCTCTTTCATGCTCAATTCTTCCAAACGCATCAGCTAGCTTGTAATccaaaaaacttaattagaGCCACAGGAAGCACATTTTCTGCCTCTTTTGCCCAATAAAACTGcgttttaagatttttatttctttataaaaaatatttaaaatatcatttgaaaatgtaaattgtacTCAAAATGCATGATTTTGATCCAACATTATCAACAACCTtattaataatgtttttaaaattcttaatgtGGTTTTTGTTGTTGCATCACTTATTATGTTAATTCTGGATATCAATGGTGTTGATTATTTGGAATGAAACAGAGCTTGTAggcaattttcaagttttattttttactaaacagaataaaatgaatatacGTTTAGAACATTCCGATGATATACACGGTCGTTAATCTGTGTGTTTAAATACATTAGTTGCGTCGGTTAGTcgtttataataataataaataatgtgtgtTTGTGAATTGATCGTACGtaatttagcattttacaCATATTGGATGTAGCATTTTACTTTCACCTGGTAACAACTGCCTTGGATATGTCGTGAGCAGCGATATGGCTCTTTTGTACAGCGTcgagaatttaaaaagtccAACAACGGCAACAAAAACTAACAATTCTATATAAGTAATGGCATCGATGCAATGGGTGCGCGTGtgtgaagaaaataatgaatatcaTCGTGACAGAATAATGGATGgcgagaataattaatttatacgtTCAACAAACAGCGCGGTTGCACActgctcaaaatttaagtacACGTACAATAAAGTTGATTGCGTAGTTAATTAACATTCTTTTCTCACGCGTTACATGTAGGTGGAAGTGCCGGAGAGATTTTTCCGAGAATATAATCATGTGGTGACTAGAAGACATTTAACTTTGCCCGTTTCTACGCTAGACCGTTCTGAtatataatgattttaataattaataatgatcGCCGCTACAAACGTGTTCGCTGCCTAGCAGAGTagaatgattaattaataattatattttttttttgttaaaaaaaggtCTCACTTTTACGACACGGTGGTGTACATACATAGAGCTTCCCTGATTACAACGCGAGAAGtgtcgagtgtgtgtgtgtagatggataatataataatatgtcatattaaatttaattaatctgcgCATACGTATTAGCTGTAATGATTTCCATTGTGCACGAGTCTACGGTAATACAGTTCTTTAGAGTAGCAACGGGGCGAGAGGTACGAACAGACACTTTGCAAAAAACAGCTGTTAGTATAGTGTGTATCGAGTGTAAATGCattcaatatatatatttgatatttGGTAGATAAATACGCGCATCTCTGCAGTCAAGAGATTCGGCTTCAACTGAGAAGAGATTAGAATATCTGCAAAATGGTCAACACTTAGGCCATTGGCAGGCTGAATAGAATACGGAAAACAGCATATTAAAGGACGCGACCGCTGAAACACTCGCAAATTTGGTGCACGTTGGAGTTTGATTGCTGGATATTTCCCAAATCAAACACACTGTGATTTCTCTGCGCAGCCGGACAAATTTCACGAGTTTTTCATTGTTCGTAGAGTTTACgtagattgaaaaatttggctgCCACAAATTGTCTATTTcgtcctctctctctttctctccgatTCGTGTTCAATCCACATGTGAATACATACATTTAAATAGTCCAGGAATTGTGTGATATATACCTCATATAataatgattatatttttaactctaatCTCATTCAGTCACACCGTTATTTTAAATCctctttttatataaaaattacaaacggTCACATCGTATTATTAGGAATTCAGGGACAACAAGGTTACACAGGATGTCGTGCCAAGGCAACTACATCGGACGATTAACGCTCGTTCACATCTCAAAAAACACCAGTTTGTTCTTTCGTTTGTTATGCGGTAGTTTAGTGGTAGTAGTATTAATGTTTCAATAACTTCTCTCTTTCAGGAGTTCTCTCATTTCGTCGTCataatcatcatcatcatgaaaaagcagaaaccaaaaaacaacaacaaaggAAAGCTGACAAGCACAGTAGGCAGGGAGACGAGCTGACGTCTCCTCCACTCAACTCCTTGACGTTACGCTGGTGCGACCCTCAGCAGGACCACACTCTGCTCTTCCGAAattcttccaatttttttttgttctcgTGCGTTtccgcgtgtgtgttttttgttttctagcTCGGCTGGTCCTTTTGATCGGTGCGGACAGACAACTTACAGCGTGACGTCAGGGAGCGGCGGTGGAGGAGGGTGCTTCGTGCCCTGCCGGACCCACTAGGCTCTCGTCGAGTCGGTGTCGTGCACAATCTTGCGCTCCTTGTAGTAGATCTCCTCCGACTCCTTGtcgcacagcagcaggatcaCGCCGCCGAAGAGGAAGATGGCCGCGCCCCAGCCCACGCCGTACGCCCAGCCGAACTCCCACACTGTCCGGTTGCCTGAAATCAGCGCACGATTAGACTCGCCTTCGGAGGGAGAAGTGTAAAGGGCATGCACCCTGAACCAGCTAGCCTCTATTTCAGGCATGCCAACAGCCTATCATGCTCCCATGAGGTCGAAATTATTGCATAATTGTTAATGTAATATATATGAAGCTCTAGCTTTTAATAGGGTTAGatgatataattttctttttacttgtttatttatagccttcttttttgcacatttttacaAAGCTTCTACCTGAGAGTTCAATGGGATAGATACAATGCGAATTGGAAAATCTATTTcgatattttggtttttgctaaaaataataattaaaagtttgtgAAAACGATTTTAGAGTGGAATGATAGTTAATTTCTCAGCAAAATCTTTGGTTTATGCGGAATCTTGGAAGGGTCCGAGTTAATCTCTAAAAATcatagaatttatttaaatgaaataataataaaaataataaattaactcaattttgggtattttaaatttaaaggtcctgtaacggccagttgaaattttcagatgaattttgtgcaaaaactatatttgagaaaaatttgcttaataggaaaaatactataaatttaatcagctttctgaatttaggcagtttttgacgctactatcaactggtgaattttaataaggccaaacacagacccctttcgaaaacaagcgatttttaaaaaaaattaaaaataaatttcaagactcaaaagaactattttttatctcctcgcaataaaattttcataatttttctcgccccggtagcaattaatttcctttgttaaaaaagagggcgtaaccggtaaaattagaaaaattgctgatttaggggcacttttggtcataAGTACATcatattttaagataaaataatctCTATCATTCCACTGTTACAAATTGTAGCAGCTTTCAGTctcttatatttatttattaaataaaaagattttcccTGAGAGAATTAAAGCATCAGTATCTTTCCGTAACGGATGAATATAATAATGGTGTTATAATGTCTTAGTGAACGGAGTGACCAatcgaatgaaaaaaaatgtacaatattCGGTGCTGATAAGGTCTGAGTCATGCGTTTCGATTCAGCTGCAGTTGCGACgagtctgattgtgagagaaaccaatgccacaaaatgaaaatgcgtCCGCATGCACAGAGAGAAAAACAATGGCCTGAAACCTGAATGCCAAGCGCTTGCCATGTATACAACTGAGGAAAGACAAGAAGCGGCGGagaattatgcaaataatgCAGAGGGCGGCGGGGATCAATTTCATCCTCGCGCCACCTTCACACAACAGCGATCGACGATAACGAACATATGAGCGTTAGCAAGAAAGCAGAGAAACTGCAGCTGAAAGCGCGACGCAAACGCTCATCAGCACCGCGCGAGTGACTCCTCTCGCTTGACTTACTCTGCGTCTTTTTATCGAGTTAATCGTACAATATATTCGTGTGTAATTATATATTGATCAGTATAGAgctcaatcaatttttactgcaaaCAAATCGGATTATGGGAGCGGCTGTGTGGTCATTACCTGCCTTACCTTCTTTGAGCTCGGAGGCGAAATAGACGGGGTAGATGACCAGCGCCAGCAGCAGAGAGATCACTGGGCATACATAAAGATTTGATTAGTCGTAAAAAACTCGAGGAGACTCGTCAGGGCCGGCACTCACGCGACAGAATCATGATGTAGACCGCCACTCGGTAGTAGGTGTACTTCTTGCGGTGGTCAGTGCTCCGCAGGCCCAGGCAGGTCATC is part of the Cloeon dipterum chromosome 1, ieCloDipt1.1, whole genome shotgun sequence genome and harbors:
- the LOC135947016 gene encoding transmembrane protein 47 isoform X4, with the protein product MAPTTTIETVTITRPLKVIAFICGIIVVVLMVMALASTDWLMAAGWRQGLFMHCISDDAPTPLPFNIVADPDCYPARDVAYIKAAAALCVVCLLTDLFATLMTCLGLRSTDHRKKYTYYRVAVYIMILSLISLLLALVIYPVYFASELKEGKAGNRTVWEFGWAYGVGWGAAIFLFGGVILLLCDKESEEIYYKERKIVHDTDSTRA